GCGCCCTGGCCATGCTGCCGGGCGTTGTCATCGCATGGATCCTCTACGATCCCCTGATGGCCGCCCTGACGCAGCCGCTTCAGGACATCAGCAGGGAGAGGGACATTGTTGCGTCCCTCAACTTTGCCGGCGTGACCACATCGTTCGACCTCAAGCTGCAGATATCGTTGATCCTGGGGCTTGTGCTGGCGTCGCCCGTGTGGATTTACCAGCTCTGGGCCTTCATCACGCCCGGGCTCACAAAGAAGGAACGCCGCTACACGCTGTCGTACCTCTTTGCCGCGGTGCCGTTGTTTCTGGCCGGCATTTATGCGGGCTGGCTGATTTGGCCCAACATCGTCAGGGCGCTGACCGCCTTCACCCCCAAGGGTGGCACCAACATCATGGAGGCCATCGACTACCTGCAGTTTGCGCTGCAGTTGATGCTGTTCATGGGTGTGGCATTCCTCGTTCCCGTGGTGCTTTTTGCCTTGAACGCGGTGGGCATCATACGCGGCGCAACCTACCTGAAGGCGTGGCGCTTCACCATCCTCGGCGTCACCATCGTCTCGGCCATGGCCGCACCGGGCTCGGACGTCATGTCCATGTTCTTCCTCGGCGTCCCGCTCCTGGTCCTTTATTTCGGCGCGATCGGCCTGTGCATGCTCAATGACAAACGACGCGACCGCCGCGAGGCGAAGAAGGCCGATGAAACCGCGGCCACCGCGGACACCGCCACGCCGATGTCCGAACTCGAGGGACTGTAGGCCCGGGGGACTCCAGGGGTGGAGGCTTTTAGGTCCCGGCCCGCGCGTCGTTCAGCACCGTCCGGCCCGTGAACGTCCGACACCGTCCGGCCCACACGCAGCTGGGGGCCGGTTGTACAGCTTCGTCACGCACGGGTACCGCGCCCGCTGACATAGGCTGGAAGCATGCCGATGAACGAACCCGCGACCCCCGCCGAGCGCTACGCTGCGGCCAAGCTGAACTCCGCGGATGCCGGCACCGAGTTTGGTGCGTTCAGACGGGGCTTTGACTTTGAGCTCGACGACTTTCAAATCACCGCCTGCCGGGCCCTGGTGGCCGGCCGCGGGGTCCTGGTCGCCGCCCCCACCGGGGCCGGGAAGACGATCGTGGGCGAGTTTGCCGTGCACCTGGCCCTGGCCCGCGGCAACAAGGCCTTTTACACCACGCCCATCAAGGCGCTCAGCAACCAGAAATACCAGGAGCTTGCCCGCAAGTACGGCACGGAACACGTGGGACTGCTGACCGGTGACACGAGCATCAACGCCGAGGCGCCGGTGGTCGTCATGACCACCGAGGTCCTGCGCAACATGCTCTACGCGGACTCGGACACGCTCTCCGGGCTGGCCTACGTCGTCATGGATGAGGTCCACTACCTGGCCGACAGGTTCCGCGGAGCGGTGTGGGAGGAAGTGATCATCCACCTGCCCACCGAGGTGTCCGTGATATCGCTGAGCGCCACCGTCTCCAACGCGGAGGAGTTCGGCGCCTGGCTGGGCACCGTCCGCGGCGACACCGCCGTGGTGGTCTCCGAGCACCGCCCCGTGCCGCTCTGGCAGCACGTCATGGTCCAGCGCGAGATCGTGGACCTGTTCGCCACCAACAAGTCCTTTGACGAAATCGCCGCGGAGCTTGAGCCGGGCACGGATGCCACCGCGGCGGCGGGGCGCTTCAAGGTCAACCCCGAGCTCTTGAAACTCGCGCGCAGCGAGTCGGGGCAGTCGCACCGCGGGAGCTACAACTCGCGCCGCGGCGGTCGGGACCGGCGCGGCAGCCGGGACCGCGGAAACGTCGCCGCACAGAACCCCAACGACGGCGGCCTGGTCAGGCGGGCCTCGCGCCCGCAGGTGATCCGTGCCCTGGAAAGCCAGGACCTGCTGCCCGCCATCACCTTCATCTTCTCCCGCGCGGCCTGCGACGCGGCCGTCCAGCAGTGCGCCGCCGCCGGCCTCTGGCTCACCACACCCGCCGAAAGGGCCGAAATCGCGGACCGCGTCGATGCCGCCTGCGCCGGGCTGCCCGATTCCGACCGCGAGGTCCTCGGCTTTTGGGGATGGCGGGACGGCCTGCTGCGTGGGCTGGCCGCGCACCACGCCGGCTTGCTGCCCAGCTTCAAGGAAGTCGTGGAGTCCCTTTTCGCGGACGGCCTGGTCCGTGCGGTGTTTGCCACCGAGACCCTGGCGCTTGGCATCAACATGCCAGCCCGCACGGTGGTGCTGGAAAAGCTGGAAAAATTCAATGGCGAGGCCCATGTGGGCATCACCGCGGGGGAGTACACCCAGCTGACCGGCCGGGCCGGACGCCGCGGGATCGACGTGGAGGGCCACGCCGTGGTCCTGTGGCAGCCCGGCACCGACCCCACAGCCGTGGCCGGGCTCGCGTCACGGCGGACGTATCCGCTGAACTCAAGCTTCCGCCCCACGTACAACATGAGCATGAACCTGGTGGCCCAGTTTGGCCGCCGCCGCACCCGCGACATCCTTGAATCATCCTTCGCGCAGTTCCAGGCAGACCGGTCCGTGGTGGACCTGGCCCGCCAGGTCCGGAGCCGCGAGGAGTCCCTCGCCGGCTACGAGAAGGCCATGAGCTGCCATCTGGGCGACTTCACCGAGTACGCCAAGCTGCGACGCGAACTTTCGGACCACGAGTCCGGCGCCTCACGGACGAAGGCCAAGCAGCGCCGGGCACGGCTGGCGGAGTCCCTGGCCGTCCTGCGCCAGGGGGACGTCATCATGGTGCCGGCGGGCAGGAACCCGGGCCCCGCCGTCGTCCTTGAGGCCGATCCCCACGCCCGCGAACCCCGCCCCGGGATCCTCACTGCCAACAAGGAACTGCGCCGCCTGGGCATCCACGAACTGGACGGGCCGGCCCTGCCGCTGGCCCGCGTGCGCATCGGCAAGGGCTTCAACCCGAAGGTGCCCAAGGACCGCCGCAACCTGGCCCAGCAGGTCCTCGATGCCGTGGCGGACGGCGGTGCCCTGCGCCCCGACCGTGCCGCCGCCTTCACCCGGCAGGATTCCGCCCGCAGCGAGGACGAGGCCATCGACATGCTGCGCCGCGCCGTGCGTGCCCACCCCTGCCACAGTTGCCCCGACCGCGAGGAGCACGCACGGTGGTCGGAGCGTTGGTGGAAGCTGCGGCGTGAGACCGACGGGCTGGTCCGCGCCATCCAACAGCGCACCAACACCATCGCCAAGACCTTTGACCGGGTCACTGACCTGCTCGCCGCGTACGGCTTCGTGGAGACGGACGACGCCGGGAACCTGCGTCCCAGCGCCGACGGCCAGCGGCTGCGGCGCGTCTACGGCGAGAAGGACCTCCTGATCGCCCTGGCCCTCCGCGACGGAGCCTTTGACGACCTCGACGCCGTCGAGCTGGCGGCGTTCGCGACCACCGTTGTCTTCGCCGCCAAGCGCGACGACGCCGGCGCCCGGCCCCGGATGCCCAGCGTCAGCCTCGAGACGTCCGTGGAGGCCGTGGTGCGTCTCTGGTCGGTCCTGGAGGACGCCGAGGAGTCCCACCGCCTGCCGCTGACGGGAGAGCCGGAGCTTGGACTGGTATGGCCCATGTACAAATGGGCCAAGGGGCGCAGCCTGCAGGACGCGCTCAAGGGCACCGAACTGGCCGCCGGCGACTTCGTGCGCTGGACCAAGCAGGTGGTGGACCTGCTTGACCAGCTCGCCAAGGTGCCGGGAATGGAACGCGGATTCGCCCGGTTGTGCATTGAGGCCATCACGCTGGTCCGACGCGGGGTGGTGGCGTACACCACCGTCGTTGACTAGCACCCCGAATCCAGTTCCGCGCTAGCCGATGTCTCACTCGGGCTGTTCCGCCCCGCGTGCCCCGATTCGGGGCGGCAGGGAATCCCCTTTTGAAAGGACCCTTCTTCGCCATGTCACTGACCATGTACCGCAACGGCTCCGTGTACAGCGCCGCCGACCCGTTCGCCACCGCCATGCTGGTGGACGGCGACACCGTGGCATGGGTCGGATCCGAGCACGCCGCGTCTTCCCTGCTTGACGCGCGCATGCGGCTCGTGGACCTCGACGGCACACTGGTCA
This genomic stretch from Arthrobacter dokdonellae harbors:
- a CDS encoding DEAD/DEAH box helicase, translating into MPMNEPATPAERYAAAKLNSADAGTEFGAFRRGFDFELDDFQITACRALVAGRGVLVAAPTGAGKTIVGEFAVHLALARGNKAFYTTPIKALSNQKYQELARKYGTEHVGLLTGDTSINAEAPVVVMTTEVLRNMLYADSDTLSGLAYVVMDEVHYLADRFRGAVWEEVIIHLPTEVSVISLSATVSNAEEFGAWLGTVRGDTAVVVSEHRPVPLWQHVMVQREIVDLFATNKSFDEIAAELEPGTDATAAAGRFKVNPELLKLARSESGQSHRGSYNSRRGGRDRRGSRDRGNVAAQNPNDGGLVRRASRPQVIRALESQDLLPAITFIFSRAACDAAVQQCAAAGLWLTTPAERAEIADRVDAACAGLPDSDREVLGFWGWRDGLLRGLAAHHAGLLPSFKEVVESLFADGLVRAVFATETLALGINMPARTVVLEKLEKFNGEAHVGITAGEYTQLTGRAGRRGIDVEGHAVVLWQPGTDPTAVAGLASRRTYPLNSSFRPTYNMSMNLVAQFGRRRTRDILESSFAQFQADRSVVDLARQVRSREESLAGYEKAMSCHLGDFTEYAKLRRELSDHESGASRTKAKQRRARLAESLAVLRQGDVIMVPAGRNPGPAVVLEADPHAREPRPGILTANKELRRLGIHELDGPALPLARVRIGKGFNPKVPKDRRNLAQQVLDAVADGGALRPDRAAAFTRQDSARSEDEAIDMLRRAVRAHPCHSCPDREEHARWSERWWKLRRETDGLVRAIQQRTNTIAKTFDRVTDLLAAYGFVETDDAGNLRPSADGQRLRRVYGEKDLLIALALRDGAFDDLDAVELAAFATTVVFAAKRDDAGARPRMPSVSLETSVEAVVRLWSVLEDAEESHRLPLTGEPELGLVWPMYKWAKGRSLQDALKGTELAAGDFVRWTKQVVDLLDQLAKVPGMERGFARLCIEAITLVRRGVVAYTTVVD
- the tatC gene encoding twin-arginine translocase subunit TatC, giving the protein MPLKEHLIEARNRLFKSALAMLPGVVIAWILYDPLMAALTQPLQDISRERDIVASLNFAGVTTSFDLKLQISLILGLVLASPVWIYQLWAFITPGLTKKERRYTLSYLFAAVPLFLAGIYAGWLIWPNIVRALTAFTPKGGTNIMEAIDYLQFALQLMLFMGVAFLVPVVLFALNAVGIIRGATYLKAWRFTILGVTIVSAMAAPGSDVMSMFFLGVPLLVLYFGAIGLCMLNDKRRDRREAKKADETAATADTATPMSELEGL